A single Marinobacter sp. es.042 DNA region contains:
- the ispG gene encoding flavodoxin-dependent (E)-4-hydroxy-3-methylbut-2-enyl-diphosphate synthase, which produces MKQDSPIIRRKSRQIMVGNVPVGGDAPIAVQSMTNTETCDVEATVGQIKALQEAGADIVRVSVPSMDAAEAFGKIREQVSLPLVADIHFDYKIALRVAELGVDCLRINPGNIGRDDRVSAVISAARDGNIPIRIGVNAGSLEKSLQRKYGEPTADALVESAMRHIDILDRHDFQDFKVSLKASEVFMTVDAYRKIAQQIEQPLHLGITEAGGLRSGTVKSSIGLGMLLMDGIGDTIRVSLAADPVQEIKVGFDILKSLRLRSRGINFIACPSCSRQNFDVIQTMNDLEARLEDVNDSLDVAIIGCIVNGPGEAKVADLGLTGGSPKNLFYMAGKPNQKLDNATLTDDLERLIREEVARRKEQEDSIIARSDN; this is translated from the coding sequence ATGAAACAGGATTCCCCGATTATCAGACGCAAATCCCGCCAGATCATGGTGGGCAATGTTCCTGTGGGTGGTGACGCGCCGATTGCGGTGCAGAGCATGACCAACACCGAAACCTGTGACGTAGAGGCCACCGTTGGCCAGATCAAGGCATTGCAGGAGGCGGGTGCGGACATAGTGCGTGTTTCCGTTCCGTCCATGGATGCCGCTGAGGCGTTCGGGAAGATTCGGGAGCAGGTTTCCCTGCCATTGGTCGCCGACATCCACTTCGATTACAAAATCGCTCTTCGGGTAGCCGAACTGGGTGTTGACTGTCTCCGGATCAATCCGGGCAATATCGGCCGTGATGACCGCGTCAGTGCCGTGATCAGTGCGGCCCGGGACGGCAACATTCCCATTCGCATTGGTGTGAACGCCGGTTCGCTGGAGAAGTCTCTCCAGCGCAAATACGGCGAACCCACGGCAGACGCGCTGGTGGAGTCCGCCATGCGCCACATCGATATCCTGGATCGTCATGACTTCCAGGATTTCAAGGTGAGCCTGAAAGCGTCGGAAGTGTTTATGACGGTCGATGCCTACCGTAAGATTGCTCAGCAGATTGAGCAGCCCCTGCACCTTGGCATTACCGAGGCAGGTGGGTTGAGATCCGGAACCGTGAAGTCCTCCATTGGCCTTGGCATGCTGTTGATGGACGGCATCGGTGACACCATCCGGGTATCGCTCGCAGCGGACCCCGTGCAGGAAATCAAGGTGGGCTTCGATATCCTGAAGAGCCTGCGTCTGCGCAGTCGCGGTATCAACTTCATCGCCTGTCCCAGCTGTTCCCGGCAGAATTTCGATGTCATCCAGACCATGAATGATCTGGAAGCTCGTCTGGAGGATGTAAACGATTCTCTGGATGTGGCGATCATCGGGTGCATCGTAAACGGTCCGGGTGAGGCAAAAGTGGCGGATCTCGGACTTACCGGCGGGAGCCCCAAGAACCTCTTCTACATGGCGGGAAAGCCGAACCAGAAGCTGGACAACGCGACATTGACGGATGATCTGGAGCGCCTGATTCGCGAGGAAGTGGCACGGCGCAAGGAACAGGAAGATTCGATTATTGCCCGGTCAGACAACTGA
- a CDS encoding RodZ domain-containing protein has product MATEENSQPAMKEPVGRQLQKAREKTGLSTGDVAAAQHLRPSVIQAIESGDYSQIDSELFLKGYVRAYAKQVGLDADAVIADLDQELEPIRQQREQEQEANPLVDIERRRRRKRQLAKALFFLVVLGIAGYLAFTFLAPEQGPAPSEPVTEPESVPEEPAPAEAEESAALAEPKRSEPVLVASAEESESAGMEAEAPTVQQPETETEAQAPETEVVENQVPESTLATDDGASDATEPVTDQIPAIVQTPEPVLEDPNGLSDASDIGRLQIRFSDDCWVQISDAAGNRLVNSLQRNGDLIDIEGPTPLRVVIGAVDAVESIRFQGEPVDIGGYRVVNNRSEFTLTI; this is encoded by the coding sequence CACGGGAGAAAACCGGTCTGAGTACCGGTGATGTCGCAGCAGCGCAGCATTTGCGTCCTTCGGTAATCCAGGCGATCGAGTCGGGAGATTACAGCCAGATTGACAGTGAACTCTTTCTGAAAGGGTATGTCAGGGCTTATGCAAAACAGGTTGGGCTGGACGCAGACGCAGTGATTGCCGACCTCGACCAGGAACTGGAACCCATCCGGCAACAGCGGGAACAGGAGCAGGAAGCCAATCCGCTGGTAGACATCGAACGTCGCAGACGTCGTAAACGTCAGCTTGCCAAGGCTCTGTTTTTCCTGGTGGTGCTGGGCATTGCCGGATACCTTGCTTTCACCTTTCTGGCTCCTGAACAGGGCCCGGCGCCTTCCGAGCCGGTGACAGAACCGGAATCAGTGCCGGAAGAGCCTGCTCCTGCTGAAGCCGAGGAATCGGCTGCGTTGGCCGAGCCAAAGCGCTCCGAGCCTGTGCTTGTTGCCAGTGCTGAAGAGTCGGAATCGGCAGGTATGGAGGCGGAGGCGCCTACAGTGCAGCAGCCTGAAACAGAAACCGAGGCTCAAGCGCCTGAAACTGAGGTTGTTGAAAATCAGGTGCCTGAAAGCACATTGGCTACGGACGATGGCGCGTCAGATGCAACTGAGCCTGTTACCGACCAGATTCCTGCGATCGTCCAGACCCCCGAGCCGGTTCTGGAAGACCCGAATGGGCTGTCGGATGCTTCGGACATCGGCCGGCTCCAGATTCGCTTCAGTGACGATTGTTGGGTGCAGATCAGTGACGCAGCCGGTAACCGCCTGGTGAATTCGCTCCAGCGTAACGGGGACCTGATTGATATCGAGGGGCCGACGCCCTTGAGGGTTGTGATTGGCGCAGTCGATGCGGTTGAATCCATCCGTTTCCAGGGCGAGCCAGTGGATATCGGTGGCTACCGGGTTGTCAATAACCGGTCAGAATTCACCCTGACAATCTGA
- a CDS encoding YfgM family protein has translation MAELRTEEEQIQAIKDWWKKNGSSLLIGIGAALAIVFGWQAWQNHQAQQRTEAANQFANLLNAFSNQADETSDETVAFVAQTLREDYTDSAYAVYGNLILARQQLMQGGNAEAAIDSLKWALENTGEHEALALVVRNRLARAQFTAGQYEDALATIDGAGNADAFDAMYSELRGDILLAQGDREGAREAYLAAREQSQQGRSGILELKLADLGVGEDA, from the coding sequence ATGGCAGAGTTGCGCACCGAAGAAGAACAGATCCAGGCGATCAAGGACTGGTGGAAAAAGAACGGCAGCTCACTGCTCATCGGTATTGGTGCGGCCCTGGCCATTGTGTTCGGCTGGCAGGCCTGGCAGAACCATCAGGCCCAGCAGCGCACCGAAGCGGCCAACCAGTTTGCCAACCTGCTGAATGCCTTCAGCAATCAGGCCGATGAAACCAGTGACGAGACTGTCGCTTTTGTGGCGCAGACCCTCCGGGAAGACTACACGGACAGTGCCTATGCGGTATACGGCAACCTGATCCTGGCCCGTCAGCAGTTGATGCAGGGTGGCAACGCCGAGGCCGCCATTGATTCCCTGAAGTGGGCCCTTGAAAACACCGGTGAGCACGAGGCACTGGCACTTGTCGTGCGCAATCGTCTGGCGCGCGCCCAGTTTACCGCAGGCCAGTACGAGGATGCTCTGGCCACCATCGACGGAGCCGGTAATGCCGATGCGTTTGATGCCATGTATTCCGAGCTTCGTGGCGATATCCTGCTTGCCCAGGGCGACCGCGAGGGTGCGCGTGAGGCCTACCTCGCTGCCCGTGAGCAGAGTCAGCAGGGCCGTAGCGGTATTCTTGAACTGAAACTGGCAGACCTTGGCGTCGGGGAGGATGCCTGA
- the hisS gene encoding histidine--tRNA ligase — MAKIQAIRGMNDILPEQTPVWQFVESTVRRVLAQYGYQEIRMPIVEQTDLFKRSIGEVTDIVEKEMYTFEDRNGDSLTLRPEGTAGCVRAAEEHGLLFNQTRRLWYTGPMFRHERPQKGRYRQFHQIGVECFGMNGPDIDAELLILTARLWKELGLAEHTRLEINSIGTSESRRVYRSALVDYLGQFKSDLDADSQRRLESNPLRILDSKDPSTRKILENAPSLDDYLDEESREHFERLKALLEAAGVNYSVNPALVRGLDYYGKTVFEWITDSLGAQGTVCAGGRYDGLVEQLGGKPTFAVGFAMGLERLILLLETLELVPEHVNSNADVYVTAMGEGALAPALVLAEELRAALPERVIVSHCGGGSFKSQMKKADRSGARYAVILGENEVANGTAGLKPLRADEPQAEIAQDNLADTLAAALAG; from the coding sequence TTGGCAAAGATTCAGGCAATTCGCGGGATGAACGATATCCTGCCGGAGCAGACGCCGGTTTGGCAGTTTGTGGAATCCACGGTTCGCAGGGTACTGGCCCAGTATGGCTACCAGGAAATCCGCATGCCGATTGTGGAACAGACCGATCTGTTCAAGCGTTCGATTGGTGAAGTAACCGACATCGTCGAAAAGGAAATGTACACCTTTGAAGACCGCAACGGTGACAGTCTGACCCTCCGCCCGGAGGGCACCGCCGGTTGTGTTCGGGCCGCCGAAGAGCACGGTCTTCTGTTCAACCAGACCCGTCGTCTCTGGTACACCGGCCCGATGTTCCGGCACGAACGTCCGCAAAAAGGCCGCTACCGCCAGTTTCATCAGATTGGCGTGGAATGTTTTGGCATGAACGGTCCGGACATTGATGCCGAACTGCTGATCTTGACGGCAAGGCTCTGGAAAGAGCTTGGGCTCGCCGAGCATACCCGGCTTGAGATCAATTCCATCGGAACGTCCGAGTCCCGTCGGGTTTACCGGTCCGCCCTCGTGGATTACCTCGGTCAGTTCAAATCAGACCTGGATGCCGATAGCCAGCGTCGCCTCGAATCGAACCCCCTGCGCATTCTGGACAGCAAGGATCCTTCCACGCGGAAAATCCTGGAAAACGCGCCCAGCCTTGACGACTATCTTGACGAAGAATCCCGCGAGCACTTCGAGCGTCTGAAGGCGCTTCTTGAGGCCGCAGGGGTGAATTATTCAGTGAATCCAGCGCTGGTGCGGGGCCTCGATTACTACGGCAAGACGGTGTTCGAGTGGATTACCGACAGCCTCGGCGCCCAGGGTACGGTGTGTGCCGGTGGTCGATACGATGGCCTGGTGGAACAGCTGGGTGGCAAGCCGACCTTTGCAGTGGGCTTTGCAATGGGCCTTGAGCGCCTTATCCTGCTGCTGGAAACGCTGGAACTGGTTCCTGAGCACGTGAACAGCAATGCCGATGTCTACGTAACGGCGATGGGCGAGGGCGCATTGGCGCCTGCACTCGTTCTGGCTGAAGAGCTCCGGGCAGCCTTGCCAGAGCGTGTGATTGTTTCCCATTGCGGCGGTGGCAGTTTCAAAAGCCAGATGAAAAAGGCAGACCGCAGTGGTGCCAGGTACGCGGTGATTCTGGGCGAGAACGAAGTGGCCAACGGCACGGCCGGGCTTAAACCCTTGCGAGCCGACGAGCCGCAGGCGGAGATTGCCCAGGACAACCTTGCGGACACGCTGGCAGCGGCGCTGGCCGGCTGA